One Micromonospora craniellae genomic region harbors:
- a CDS encoding lytic polysaccharide monooxygenase has product MRRRITLPLVAAGAVVSTLAVATPAQAHGYVSSPPSRQALCAQNRVPDCGQIRWEPQSVEGPKGLRNCHANISHFAALNDDNRGWPATSVGTTATFTWGNTAMHATRDWEYFIGNTRVAVFSGGGRQPGATVSHTVNLSGYSGRQKLLAVWNISDTANAFYSCVDLQVGGGSGNPTPSPSPTTPPAPSPTPTTGPTTNPPVGGTWTAGRAYAVGDQVTYGGRTYRCRQAHTAIAGWEPPNVAALWTQV; this is encoded by the coding sequence ATGCGTCGAAGAATCACCCTCCCACTCGTCGCCGCCGGGGCCGTGGTCTCCACCCTGGCCGTCGCCACCCCGGCCCAGGCCCACGGCTACGTCTCGTCGCCGCCGAGCCGCCAGGCGCTCTGTGCCCAGAACCGGGTCCCCGACTGCGGCCAGATCCGCTGGGAGCCGCAGAGCGTGGAAGGCCCCAAGGGGCTGCGGAACTGCCACGCCAACATCTCCCACTTCGCCGCCCTCAACGATGACAACCGGGGTTGGCCCGCCACCTCGGTCGGCACCACGGCGACCTTCACCTGGGGCAACACCGCCATGCACGCCACCCGCGACTGGGAGTACTTCATCGGCAACACCCGGGTCGCGGTGTTCAGCGGCGGCGGTCGCCAGCCGGGTGCCACGGTCTCGCACACCGTCAACCTGTCCGGCTACTCGGGCCGACAGAAGCTCCTGGCCGTGTGGAACATCTCGGACACCGCCAACGCCTTCTACTCCTGCGTCGACCTGCAGGTCGGTGGCGGCAGCGGCAACCCGACGCCGAGCCCGAGCCCGACCACCCCGCCGGCACCGTCGCCTACCCCGACGACCGGCCCGACCACCAACCCGCCGGTCGGGGGCACCTGGACCGCCGGCCGGGCGTACGCCGTCGGCGACCAGGTCACCTACGGCGGTCGCACGTACCGCTGCCGGCAGGCGCACACCGCCATCGCCGGATGGGAGCCGCCGAACGTCGCGGCGCTGTGGACCCAGGTCTGA
- the ligD gene encoding non-homologous end-joining DNA ligase — protein MAGAKAAAEEIKVAGHTVRLSSPDRVIFPERGFTKADVFHYYRSVGDGIMRALGDRPTTLQRFPDGIEGEMFFQKRVPTRGVPPWVRTAEISFPSGRKAAELCPADLAHVAWAAQMGTVVFHPWPVRAADVDRPDELRVDLDPQPGTDFAHAATAAAELRAILDELGVPGWPKTSGGRGVHVYLRIQPRWSFVEVRRATIALARELARRRPELVTTAWWKEERGERVFVDYNQMARDRTIACAYSLRANARATVSTPVTWDELPDVDPDDFDLRTVPQRLAERGDPHAGIDDAGWDITPLLEWSERDAAAGEGDLPYPPDHPKMPGEPKRVQPSKDRDRPR, from the coding sequence ATGGCAGGTGCGAAGGCTGCGGCCGAGGAGATCAAGGTCGCCGGGCACACGGTCCGGCTGTCCAGCCCGGATCGGGTGATCTTCCCGGAGCGCGGCTTCACCAAGGCCGACGTCTTCCACTACTACCGCAGCGTCGGTGACGGCATCATGCGGGCGCTGGGCGACCGCCCGACCACCCTGCAACGCTTCCCTGACGGCATCGAGGGCGAAATGTTCTTCCAGAAGCGGGTGCCGACGCGAGGCGTGCCGCCCTGGGTGCGTACCGCCGAGATCAGCTTCCCCAGCGGACGCAAGGCGGCCGAGCTGTGCCCGGCGGACCTCGCCCACGTGGCCTGGGCCGCGCAGATGGGCACCGTGGTGTTCCACCCCTGGCCGGTCCGGGCCGCCGACGTCGACCGCCCCGACGAACTGCGCGTCGACCTCGACCCGCAGCCCGGCACCGACTTCGCCCACGCGGCCACCGCCGCCGCCGAGCTGCGCGCCATCCTCGACGAGCTGGGGGTGCCCGGCTGGCCGAAGACCTCCGGCGGCCGGGGAGTGCACGTCTACCTGCGCATCCAGCCGCGCTGGAGCTTCGTCGAGGTACGCCGGGCCACCATCGCGTTGGCCCGGGAGTTGGCCCGCCGCCGCCCCGAACTGGTCACCACCGCCTGGTGGAAGGAGGAACGCGGCGAGCGCGTCTTCGTCGACTACAACCAGATGGCCCGGGACCGCACCATCGCCTGCGCGTACTCGTTGCGGGCCAACGCCCGGGCCACCGTCTCCACCCCGGTCACCTGGGACGAGCTGCCCGACGTCGACCCCGACGACTTCGACCTGCGTACCGTCCCGCAGCGGCTGGCCGAGCGCGGCGACCCACACGCCGGCATCGACGACGCCGGGTGGGACATCACCCCGCTGCTGGAGTGGTCCGAGCGGGACGCCGCAGCCGGCGAGGGTGACCTGCCGTACCCGCCGGACCACCCGAAGATGCCCGGCGAACCCAAGCGGGTCCAACCCTCCAAGGACCGCGACCGCCCTCGCTGA
- a CDS encoding DUF305 domain-containing protein yields MRSVASRRWRAALAALLVVLLAVGCGGPSVPAVDHAPTGTPSAVAAPETPSAATGMTGIDLLFLSMMAGHTEQTLEIVRLVRDRLVDGELRTLVAAIEVTETDELADARAWLAQAGRSARADDHTGHGTGPDQLARLRHAAPGEVDAVLIEVLGAHQQAAADLARAHLEAGTDERVRDLARRVAQSRTAQVAMLAARPAADG; encoded by the coding sequence GTGCGGTCCGTCGCGTCGCGTCGCTGGCGTGCCGCGCTCGCCGCCCTGCTCGTCGTGCTGCTCGCCGTCGGATGCGGCGGCCCGTCCGTGCCGGCTGTGGACCACGCGCCGACCGGTACGCCGTCAGCGGTCGCTGCCCCGGAAACGCCGTCCGCGGCGACCGGGATGACCGGCATCGACCTGCTGTTCCTGTCGATGATGGCCGGGCACACCGAGCAGACCCTGGAGATCGTCCGCCTGGTCCGGGACCGGCTGGTCGACGGTGAGCTGCGGACCCTGGTGGCCGCCATCGAGGTGACCGAGACCGACGAGCTGGCCGACGCCCGTGCCTGGTTGGCGCAGGCCGGGCGCAGTGCACGGGCCGACGACCACACCGGGCACGGCACCGGCCCGGACCAGTTGGCCCGGCTCCGCCACGCCGCACCCGGCGAGGTCGACGCGGTGCTGATCGAGGTGCTCGGCGCCCACCAACAGGCCGCCGCCGACCTGGCCCGGGCGCATCTCGAGGCCGGCACCGACGAGCGGGTACGCGACCTCGCCCGGCGCGTCGCGCAGTCGCGTACCGCCCAGGTGGCGATGCTGGCGGCGCGCCCGGCAGCCGACGGCTGA
- a CDS encoding COG4315 family predicted lipoprotein, giving the protein MAQIKRTVIAVSAVGAMVALTACAPAGYDGTNAGAAEPVAVAAAEPTVTVDPESSANPEASATPGASASPGAESENDVPLPDGLELTESLTGKKFPRMGSAVVNQDGFLLYRFDNDTNDPPASNCEGQCIEVWPAALTDGNPTLKGVSDDAVGTITRPDGTRQITLDGWPLYTYIGDKKPGQWKGQGVGGTWFVVNPDGSKNLECLPKGTPKAVSPPSKTKSDSDSDY; this is encoded by the coding sequence GTGGCACAGATCAAGCGGACCGTCATCGCCGTGAGCGCCGTGGGCGCCATGGTCGCACTTACGGCCTGCGCTCCCGCGGGCTACGACGGGACGAACGCCGGTGCGGCCGAGCCGGTCGCCGTTGCCGCGGCCGAGCCCACCGTGACCGTCGACCCCGAGTCCAGCGCGAACCCCGAGGCGAGCGCCACGCCGGGCGCCTCGGCATCACCGGGCGCGGAGAGCGAGAACGACGTTCCCCTGCCCGACGGCCTCGAACTGACCGAGAGTCTCACCGGCAAGAAGTTCCCCCGGATGGGCAGCGCGGTGGTCAACCAGGACGGCTTCCTCCTGTACCGCTTCGACAACGACACCAACGACCCGCCGGCCAGCAACTGCGAGGGCCAGTGCATCGAGGTGTGGCCGGCCGCGCTGACCGACGGCAACCCGACGCTCAAGGGCGTCTCGGACGACGCGGTGGGCACCATCACCCGCCCCGACGGCACCCGCCAGATCACCCTCGACGGCTGGCCGCTCTACACCTACATCGGCGACAAGAAGCCCGGCCAGTGGAAGGGTCAGGGCGTCGGCGGGACCTGGTTCGTGGTCAACCCGGACGGCAGCAAGAACCTGGAGTGCCTGCCCAAGGGCACCCCGAAGGCGGTCTCCCCGCCGTCGAAGACCAAGTCGGACAGCGACTCGGACTACTGA
- a CDS encoding ATP-dependent DNA ligase translates to MDLPINPPVEPMLARSVASIPTARGMTYEPKWDGFRCIVFRDGDEVELASRGGKTMTRYFPEVVEQARRQLPERCAVDGELIVIRRDGPGGQPRLDFEPLAQRIHPAASRVKLLAETTPADFVAFDLLALDGESLLDAPYPTRRARLEQALAGVRPPVHVTQVTTDADTARRWFDVFEGAGLDGLIAKPADLPYEPGKRLMYKVKHARTADAVVAGFRWHKSGPVVGSLLLGLYDDAGVLHHVGVSASFTMARRAELLEELAPYRDVGAEHPWVHGDHERGQRIPGGVSRWTGTKNLEWEPVRPELVVEVAYDAMEGDRFRHTARFVRWRPDRDPRSCRYDQLDRPVRFDVDQVLRGDPAVPVGSAPD, encoded by the coding sequence GTGGACCTGCCGATCAACCCGCCGGTGGAGCCGATGCTGGCGCGCAGCGTCGCGTCGATCCCGACCGCGCGGGGAATGACCTACGAGCCCAAGTGGGACGGCTTCCGCTGCATCGTCTTCCGGGACGGCGACGAGGTGGAGCTGGCCAGCCGGGGCGGCAAGACGATGACCCGCTACTTCCCCGAGGTGGTGGAGCAGGCCCGTCGGCAGCTGCCGGAGCGCTGCGCGGTCGACGGCGAGCTGATCGTGATCCGCCGGGACGGGCCGGGCGGGCAGCCCCGGCTGGACTTCGAGCCGCTGGCCCAGCGCATCCACCCGGCGGCGTCCCGGGTGAAACTGCTGGCCGAGACGACCCCGGCCGACTTCGTCGCCTTCGACCTGCTGGCGCTGGACGGCGAGAGCCTGCTCGACGCGCCCTACCCGACCCGCCGCGCCCGGCTGGAGCAGGCGTTGGCCGGGGTACGACCACCGGTGCACGTCACCCAGGTCACCACCGACGCGGACACCGCCCGCCGCTGGTTCGACGTGTTCGAGGGCGCCGGGCTGGACGGGCTGATCGCCAAGCCGGCCGACCTGCCGTACGAGCCGGGCAAGCGGCTGATGTACAAGGTCAAGCACGCGCGTACCGCCGACGCGGTGGTGGCCGGGTTCCGGTGGCACAAGTCCGGCCCGGTGGTGGGTTCGCTACTGCTCGGGCTCTACGACGACGCCGGGGTGCTGCACCACGTCGGGGTGAGCGCCTCGTTCACCATGGCCCGCCGGGCCGAGCTGCTGGAGGAGCTGGCGCCCTATCGCGACGTCGGCGCCGAGCACCCGTGGGTGCACGGCGACCACGAGCGGGGCCAGCGCATCCCGGGCGGGGTCAGCCGGTGGACCGGCACCAAGAACCTGGAATGGGAGCCGGTCCGTCCGGAGCTGGTGGTCGAGGTGGCGTACGACGCGATGGAGGGCGACCGGTTCCGGCACACCGCGCGGTTCGTCCGCTGGCGGCCCGACCGCGACCCGCGCTCCTGCCGATACGATCAACTCGACCGGCCGGTGCGGTTCGACGTGGACCAGGTCCTGCGGGGCGACCCGGCGGTGCCGGTGGGATCCGCGCCCGACTGA
- a CDS encoding lytic polysaccharide monooxygenase auxiliary activity family 9 protein, producing the protein MSKLLRNSRALSLLGVTAGAMLLLSTALVAPASGHGSVANPVSRNYGCWQRWGSDFQNPRMATEDPMCWQAWQANPNAMWNWNGLLRDGVGGNHQGTIPDGQLCSGGRTESGRYNALDAVGAWRTTSVANSFRLKFYDQASHGADYIRVYATRPGYDALTKPLAWSDLELVGQIGNTPASRWQPETGGVSTEIPVNAPGRSGRHVLFTVWQASHTDQAYYICSDVQFGGGSNPPPTTPPASPTPTPTFDPPTTPPPTTAPPATGACSATYRVTSTWSGGFQGEVQVTAGSAAIRSWRVTWTYASGQQVSQAWNATVSSSGSTVTAQNVSYNGGLGAGTSTTFGFLASGSGSSAPTLTCTATT; encoded by the coding sequence ATGTCCAAACTACTCCGAAACTCACGGGCACTCTCGCTGCTGGGTGTGACGGCCGGCGCCATGCTGCTGCTCTCCACAGCGCTGGTCGCCCCCGCGTCCGGACACGGTTCCGTGGCCAACCCCGTCTCCCGCAACTACGGCTGCTGGCAACGCTGGGGCAGCGACTTCCAGAACCCGCGGATGGCCACCGAGGACCCGATGTGCTGGCAGGCCTGGCAGGCCAACCCGAACGCCATGTGGAACTGGAACGGCCTGCTCCGCGATGGGGTGGGCGGCAACCACCAGGGCACCATCCCGGACGGCCAGCTCTGCTCGGGTGGCCGTACCGAGAGCGGGCGCTACAACGCGTTGGACGCGGTCGGCGCCTGGCGGACCACCTCCGTGGCCAACAGCTTCCGGCTCAAGTTCTACGATCAGGCCAGCCACGGCGCCGACTACATCCGGGTGTACGCGACCCGGCCGGGCTACGACGCGCTGACCAAGCCCCTGGCCTGGTCCGACCTGGAACTGGTCGGCCAGATCGGCAACACCCCGGCGTCCCGGTGGCAGCCGGAGACCGGCGGGGTGTCCACCGAGATCCCGGTGAACGCGCCGGGACGCAGCGGACGGCACGTGCTGTTCACCGTCTGGCAGGCCAGCCACACGGACCAGGCGTACTACATCTGCAGCGACGTGCAGTTCGGTGGCGGATCCAACCCGCCCCCGACCACGCCGCCGGCCTCGCCGACGCCGACCCCGACCTTCGACCCGCCGACCACGCCCCCGCCCACCACCGCACCGCCCGCCACGGGCGCCTGCTCGGCGACGTACCGGGTCACCTCGACCTGGTCCGGTGGCTTCCAGGGTGAGGTGCAGGTGACCGCGGGCAGCGCGGCCATCCGCAGCTGGCGGGTGACCTGGACGTACGCCAGCGGCCAGCAGGTCAGCCAGGCGTGGAACGCCACCGTCAGTTCCAGCGGTTCGACGGTGACCGCCCAGAACGTCAGCTACAACGGCGGGCTCGGAGCCGGGACCAGCACCACCTTCGGCTTCCTGGCCTCCGGCAGCGGGTCGAGCGCGCCGACGCTCACCTGCACGGCGACCACCTGA
- a CDS encoding GNAT family N-acetyltransferase: MSSTELQVARFADLDARTFHDLVRLRADVFVVEQQCPYPELDGRDVEPGTRHLWLTHDDTPVAYLRILADPDGAARIGRVVVAPAARGGGHAGRLMTEALARIGDRPCVLDAQSHLVALYARYGFTVSGPEYVEDGIPHTPMRRTA; encoded by the coding sequence GTGTCGAGCACCGAACTGCAGGTCGCACGCTTCGCCGACCTGGACGCCCGGACCTTTCACGACCTGGTACGCCTGCGCGCCGACGTGTTCGTGGTCGAGCAGCAGTGCCCGTACCCGGAACTCGACGGGCGGGACGTCGAACCGGGCACCCGGCATCTCTGGCTGACCCACGACGACACACCCGTCGCGTACCTGCGGATCCTGGCCGACCCGGACGGCGCAGCCAGGATCGGACGAGTGGTGGTGGCCCCGGCGGCGCGCGGCGGCGGGCACGCCGGGCGGCTGATGACCGAGGCACTGGCCCGGATCGGCGACCGGCCCTGCGTGCTGGACGCCCAGTCGCACCTGGTGGCCCTCTACGCCCGGTACGGCTTCACGGTCAGCGGGCCCGAGTACGTCGAGGACGGCATCCCGCACACCCCGATGCGCCGCACCGCCTGA
- a CDS encoding alpha/beta hydrolase, whose protein sequence is MVVTAGCTLPAFAPRADVDAQGSAAPPGTAPDWRACPEVPDDLVGRSAPGVRYECARIQVPRDWAGGTGATTGPGADETFEIALLRVRSDNQRNRIGSLLINPGGPGGSGVDTAVYLSFGEQFGGLPDSIMERFDIIGFDPRGVARSSPVECISDADLDGVFGYDPDPESQEKFDVLVMMAKRIGQGCGDKYGDQLKLYSTEQTARDMDAIRAAVGDDKMTYLGYSYGTLLGATYAQLFPQRVRALVLDGAVDPRQNLIAGSESQARGFERAFDNFGRWCAANAANCPIAPDARAAVVSAIDKARSSPIRSADGREATAGWVFYAVISSLYNETGWRQLARAIDQLDKGNPEAVFQLADNYADRDQNGRYTNLFDANTAINCADDEERPSLERIRQLQSQWRTQYPLFGPALATGLVSCTEWPGGTDPYPTGRATGAPPILVIGTTGDPATPYEQTPALAEMLGVGRVLTWDGEGHTAYPQTPCITEAVDAYLIDLTLPAEGLRCPAR, encoded by the coding sequence ATGGTCGTCACCGCCGGCTGCACGCTGCCGGCCTTCGCGCCGCGCGCCGACGTCGACGCGCAAGGGTCGGCCGCCCCGCCCGGCACGGCACCCGACTGGCGGGCCTGCCCCGAGGTCCCCGACGACCTGGTCGGACGCAGCGCCCCGGGCGTCCGGTACGAATGCGCCCGTATCCAGGTGCCGCGCGACTGGGCCGGCGGCACCGGCGCCACCACGGGTCCCGGCGCCGACGAGACCTTCGAGATCGCCCTGCTGCGGGTCCGCTCCGACAACCAGCGCAACCGCATCGGCTCGCTGCTGATCAACCCGGGCGGCCCGGGTGGCTCGGGCGTGGACACCGCCGTCTACCTGTCGTTCGGCGAGCAGTTCGGCGGCCTGCCCGACAGCATCATGGAACGATTCGACATCATCGGCTTCGACCCGCGCGGCGTGGCCCGGTCCAGCCCGGTCGAGTGCATCTCCGACGCCGACCTGGACGGCGTCTTCGGCTACGACCCCGACCCGGAGAGCCAGGAGAAGTTCGACGTCCTCGTCATGATGGCCAAGCGCATCGGCCAGGGCTGCGGTGACAAGTACGGCGACCAGCTCAAGCTCTACTCCACCGAGCAGACCGCCCGGGACATGGACGCGATCCGCGCGGCGGTCGGCGACGACAAGATGACCTACCTCGGGTACTCCTACGGCACGCTGCTCGGTGCCACGTACGCCCAACTCTTCCCGCAGCGGGTGCGGGCGCTGGTGCTCGACGGCGCGGTCGACCCCCGACAGAATCTGATCGCCGGCTCGGAGAGCCAGGCCAGGGGCTTCGAGCGCGCCTTCGACAACTTCGGCCGGTGGTGCGCGGCCAACGCCGCAAACTGCCCGATCGCCCCCGACGCCCGGGCCGCGGTCGTCTCCGCCATCGACAAGGCCAGGTCCTCCCCGATCCGCTCCGCCGACGGCCGCGAGGCCACCGCCGGCTGGGTCTTCTACGCGGTCATCTCGTCGCTCTACAACGAGACCGGCTGGCGGCAGCTCGCCCGCGCCATCGACCAGTTGGACAAGGGCAACCCCGAGGCGGTGTTCCAGCTCGCCGACAACTACGCCGACCGCGACCAGAACGGCCGCTACACCAACCTGTTCGACGCCAACACCGCGATCAACTGCGCCGACGACGAGGAACGACCCAGCCTGGAACGGATCCGCCAGTTGCAATCCCAGTGGCGGACGCAGTACCCCCTCTTCGGACCAGCGCTGGCCACCGGCCTGGTCTCCTGCACCGAATGGCCCGGCGGCACCGACCCCTACCCCACCGGCCGCGCCACCGGCGCCCCGCCGATCCTGGTCATCGGCACCACCGGCGACCCCGCCACCCCCTACGAGCAGACCCCGGCCCTGGCCGAGATGCTCGGCGTCGGACGCGTGCTGACCTGGGATGGCGAGGGGCACACGGCTTACCCGCAGACCCCCTGCATCACCGAGGCCGTCGACGCGTACCTGATCGACCTGACGCTGCCCGCCGAAGGCCTGCGCTGCCCGGCCCGTTAG
- a CDS encoding Prokaryotic metallothionein, giving the protein MAICEVCGNDYWLAFEVRTVSGDVHTFDSFECASHKLAPICEHCGVKILGHGVEVSGRFFCCGHCARAVESEQGAEIRDAVGARPA; this is encoded by the coding sequence GTGGCGATCTGCGAGGTCTGCGGTAACGACTACTGGCTGGCGTTCGAGGTGCGTACGGTCAGCGGCGACGTGCACACGTTCGACAGCTTCGAGTGCGCCAGCCACAAGCTGGCCCCGATCTGCGAGCACTGCGGCGTCAAGATTCTCGGACACGGCGTGGAGGTGTCCGGCCGCTTCTTCTGCTGCGGGCACTGTGCGCGAGCGGTGGAGAGCGAGCAGGGTGCCGAGATCCGCGACGCCGTCGGTGCCCGCCCCGCCTGA
- the msrB gene encoding peptide-methionine (R)-S-oxide reductase MsrB, giving the protein MSLPDSELPRTEDEWRVRLSPEEFQVLREAGTERAWTGEYVDTKTPGRYRCRACGAELYPSDTKFDSHCGWPSFDDAIPGAITEIEDASHGMRRTEIRCARCDSHLGHVFRGEGFTPKNTRHCVNSLSIRLDPSTP; this is encoded by the coding sequence GTGAGTCTTCCCGACAGCGAGCTGCCCCGCACCGAGGATGAGTGGCGGGTCCGGCTCAGCCCCGAGGAGTTCCAGGTGCTGCGCGAGGCCGGCACCGAACGGGCGTGGACCGGAGAGTACGTCGACACCAAGACGCCGGGGAGGTACCGCTGCCGTGCCTGCGGCGCGGAGCTGTACCCGAGCGACACCAAGTTCGACTCGCACTGCGGATGGCCGAGCTTCGACGACGCCATCCCGGGCGCGATCACCGAGATCGAGGACGCCAGTCACGGCATGCGGCGGACGGAGATCCGCTGTGCCCGCTGCGACAGCCACCTGGGGCACGTCTTCCGGGGCGAGGGCTTCACCCCGAAGAACACCCGGCACTGCGTCAACTCGCTCTCGATCCGCCTGGACCCCAGCACCCCCTGA